From a region of the Panicum virgatum strain AP13 chromosome 2K, P.virgatum_v5, whole genome shotgun sequence genome:
- the LOC120689930 gene encoding putative nuclease HARBI1 isoform X1 produces the protein MRTLRNPTACYNMFRMHPHVFEMLHEQLVTKYGLQSTKRMSSREALGLFLYMVEPPQPIRQAENRFERSMETVSRKFNHVLTCVTNLAKDIIASKDPTFSFVHPKLANHKSAPSFNNAIGALDGTHVKVLVPFSKVGQYINRKSDKTQNVLAICDFDRRFTFVAFGIPGSAHDWTVLQEAIRKYGPNFPHPSPGKFYLVDAGYPNRPGYLAPYRGVKYHQWAWRYGPRSSDRQEVFNKAHSSLRSVIEQSFGILKMKWRMLLEIPSYSERKQAQIILACCGLHNFILENDDDDVDFNVAAAFGVSMVDEDEDAENTREADEVEDDVNMNAVRDEIANVCFFWLKGVVEKTVNYAICDMCCGRNKFVSLLVFVWGLYV, from the exons ATGAGGACATTGAGAAATCCAACTGCTTGCTACAATATGTTTAGGATGCATCCCCATGTGTTTGAGATGCTGCATGAACAGTTGGTTACCAAATATGGGTTGCAGTCTACTAAGAGGATGTCATCTAGAGAGGCTTTAGGCTTGTTCTTGTACATGGTTGAACCCCCACAACCTATTAGGCAGGCGGAGAATAGGTTTGAGAGGTCCATGGAGACTGTTAGCCGCAAATTCAACCATGTCTTAACTTGTGTCACGAATCTAGCCAAAGACATAATTGCCTCCAAGGACCCCACTTTCAGTTTTGTGCACCCCAAGCTAGCGAATCATAAGTCTGCTCCTTCCTTCAACAATGCAATAGGGGCATTAGATGGAACCCATGTCAAAGTTCTCGTACCTTTTAGTAAGGTGGGCCAATATATCAATAGAAAAAGTGATAAAACTCAGAATGTCCTGGCCATATGTGACTTTGATCGTCGCTTCACATTTGTGGCTTTCGGGATTCCTGGATCAGCACATGATTGGACAGTTTTGCAAGAAGCCATTCGCAAATATGGGCCGAATTTCCCCCATCCGTCCC CAGGGAAGTTTTATCTGGTGGATGCGGGTTACCCAAACCGGCCGGGATATCTAGCACCATACAGGGGGGTCAAGTACCATCAATGGGCATGGAGATATGGACCACGATCTTCGGATAGACAAGAGGTATTTAACAAAGCGCATTCTTCACTTAGGTCAGTCATAGAGCAGTCATTCGGGATCTTGAAGATGAAGTGGAGAATGCTTCTGGAAATCCCTAGCTATTCTGAGCGTAAACAAGCACAAATCATTTTAGCATGTTGTGGCCTACAtaattttattttggaaaatgaTGATGACGATGTGGACTTTAATGTGGCTGCGGCATTCGGAGTGTCAATGGTTGACGAAGATGAGGATGCGGAGAACACACGGGAGGCCGATGAAGTTGAAGATGATGTCAACATGAATGCTGTCCGTGATGAAATTGCAAATGTATGTTTTTTTTGGCTCAAAGGGGTAGTTGAGAAAACTGTGAATTATGCCATATGTGACATGTGTTGCGGCCGGAACAAGTTTGTATCGTTGTTAGTATTTGTTTGGGGACTTTATGTTTGA